From Anopheles darlingi chromosome 2, idAnoDarlMG_H_01, whole genome shotgun sequence, the proteins below share one genomic window:
- the LOC125952491 gene encoding neurofibromin isoform X1, whose product MATQKPGEWANSLLARFEEQLPYRTPARLSIDETMNCLIQISRYRFSLVISGLTKMLQRVNEIFQPPACRGHEPERCCYDSLIIILETLERCLSGQSKDTARFEEAMNVKLLLREICQFIDIQNENNQNATSLKALASKVLFALSQNHFGAVFNRISARLQELSTCAEENPDYSDIELIQHIDLDVHRLTKLLTETVQKFKSLKKSAHMILLSSLERALWNWIEFHPKEFEDLQRNPNEELSKCCETFFDILDSYSENKKARSAVWPLQIMLLVLSPKVLEEIVNADTGAPCSPRHLKKKHFMEGIKKGLGAHASSKQSTESAAIACVKLCKASTYININDANNVTFQLVQSVINDLKALLFNPAKPFSRGQGFNFQDIDLMIDCWVSCFRIKPHNNEALKVCLSLNSPPAYHFVIVSSLLKIVTQARLPWWPQIDLVYARSGELRGLFTDTLNKATQGYIAHTPLRMITSLTLKSNAQSRLTRPDEGPAHKALLLLMVRLIHADPMLLLNSLGKAGHEVQSSTLELINGLVSLVHQPTMPDVAQEAMEALLALHSPDKIEVWNPEAPINTFWDVSSQVLFSISQKLIQHQIANYTDVLKWLREILICRNTFLQRHKDYANVGSQIAICRQAHIKLEVVFFMYLWSVDLDAVMVSLSCFGLLCEEAEIRSGSDELTVGFILPNYHLYQELSHTSATLTSPQNVESRYSFFEHTHGRATLQRNIMSLLRKIEHCVNGVQPAWEETFRNWKFTSKLLLDYPKGKPEEGQAEVFHRSMGKRRASHQSSEHDLEEQITEWANMTWFLLALGGVCLQKPRNQRQAQQGYGLPIGTTGGPSLMQSTTSLSGSSSSSGRGSMHPIMGSLVSSIGPGTSQEVQYCPVTQFIGQLLRLLVCNNEKFGPQIQKHVKELVGQEMSAQLYPILFDQIRAIVEKFFDQQGQVVVTDINTQFIEHTIYIMKSVLDGRQSKDQNDQPANAEHLGVTSIENLMLAIVRYVRHLDMTVHAIHIKTKLCQLVEVMMKRRDDLAFRQEMKFRNKLVEYLTDWVMGTSHQIAPPGSGDVTIITRDLDQACMEAVAALLRGLPLQPEESDRGDLMDAKSALFLKYFTLFMNLLNDCVDGSEADKDTVNPPLLPPRPRVAAGKLTALRNATIQAMSNLLSANIDSGLMHSIDLGYNPDLQTRAAFMEVLTQILQQGTEFDTLAESVMADRFEQLVQLVTMISDKGELPIAMALASVVTTSQMDELARVLVTLFDAKHLLSPLLWNMFYREVEVSDCMQTLFRGNSLGSKIMAFCFKIYGASYLQGLLEPLIRPLLDEPTSSFEVDPARLEPSEDIENNRKNLIALTQKVFDAIVNSADRFPPQLRSMCHCLYQVLSKRFPNLLQNNIGAVGTVIFLRFINPAIVSPQELGIVGKQVPTQIKRGLMLMSKILQNIANHVEFSKEQHMLCFNDFLRAHFEAGRRFFIQIASDCETVDQTSHSMSFISDANVLALHRLLWSHQERIGDYLSSSRDHKAVGRRPFDKMATLLAYLGPPEHKPVDSHLLFSSYARWSSIDMSSTNFEEIMVKHQMHEKEEFKTLKSMNIFYQAGTSKAGNPVFYYIARRYKIGETNGDLLIYHVILTLKPFCHSPFEVVIDFTHTCSDNRFRTEFLQKWFYVLPEVAYENLYAAYIYNCNSWVREYTKFHDRILAPLKGCRKLIFLDSPAKLNDVIDPEQQKLPGATLSLDEDLKVFNNALKLSHKDTKVAIKVGPTALQITSAEKTKVLAHSVLLNDVYYASEIEEVCLVDDNQFTLSIANESSQLSFIHNDCDNIVQAIIHIRNRWELSQPDSVTVHQKIRPKDVPGTLLNMALLNLGSSDPNLRTAAYNQLCALTATFDLKIEGQLLETQGLCIPSNNTIFIKSVSETLATNEPHLTLEFLEECIQGFQRSTIELKHLCLEYMTPWLANLVRFCKPSDEGKRQKQVAMILEKLINLTIEQKEMYPSIQAKIWGSIGQIPELIDMVLDNFIHKSVSSGLGSPQVEIMADTAVALASANVQLVAKKVIGRLCRVMDKTCHSPTQYLEQHMMWDDIAILARYLLMLSFNNCLDVARHLPYLFHTVTFLVCTGSLSMRASTHGLVINIIHSLCTCTKPSFSEETQRVLRLSLDEFSLPKFYLLFGISKVKSAAVTAFRSSCRHPNDRWLGNERVSQAPPADRERLALPSLEVITEALLEIMEACMRDIPDCDWLQTWTSLAKSFAFCFNPALQPRALIVFGCISKSITDQDVKQLLRILVKALESFNDIVLLEALVMCLTRLQPLLRPESPIHRALFWVAVSVLQLDESTLYAAGLALLEQNLHTLNSQQLFDNQNIADVMMATREPLEWHFKQLDHAVGLSFKSNFHFALVGHLLKGFRHPTPTTVSRTSRVLTMLLGIIAKPHRRDKFEVTPDSVAYLTALVCFSEEVRSRCHVKHTVPRWPVESGGSGDSGSGSSSDPSAPNSAGGGPLSGGGGGGVSGGPHTAGGHGHGVRRQKSWDMLDQSAIQYARQSHKVQQHQEPVVIRGKSWRSLDSAHNPHLGMISHSSFVTHGLNNLIIINNNNSNTTATTTTTTITGTPNNSTNNMSSNTNNPTNVNAIASSCATGGNGSVNAATGVIGAYQSQRSDFRNRRSSSEPVNHGQMVLINPNIAKLIALNQGHTPAYGHSAGACGGGGSGGGGGGTSLSGHVAQHSVSQAGLPPPLSSSALVSALSTATVPVTTEDDESGTGVATKGAKDEPESFIVDCLQDISSIKERGSRSSVSNESNVLLDPEVLPDSSTQALVLTVLATLVKYTTDEAETRVLYQYLAEGSIVFPKVFPVIHSLLDQKVNNVLSVSNDQIVLASVQSIIQNMLASEDASQQPLHFLQSCGFGGLWRFAGPFTKYNMMVESSELFVNFLEAMVETCLPVEESTPMPPSPRPYNLSSSLSSLTLGSPTDKAFSSESLDHDGFSGSVSSLRRASCSKARTTGSKHRFIDSPTHNI is encoded by the exons ATGGCAACGCAGAAGCCGGGTGAATGGGCCAACTCACTGTTGGCCCGGTTCGAAGAGCAG CTCCCGTACCGTACACCGGCACGGCTAAGTATCGACGAGACGATGAACTGCCTGATACAGATCTCACGCTACCGGTTTTCGCTCGTGATCTCCGGCCTCACGAAAATGCTGCAGCGGGTCAACGAAATA TTTCAACCGCCAGCCTGTCGTGGGCACGAACCCGAACGCTGCTGTTACGAttccctcatcatcatcctcgagaCCCTCGAGCGGTGCCTATCCGGACAATCCAAAGATACCGCGCGTTTCGAGGAGGCCATGAACGTGAAGCTGTTGCTACGGGAGATCTGTCAGTTCATCG ACATCCAGAACGAGAACAACCAAAATGCCACCTCGCTGAAGGCCCTGGCTTCGAAGGTGTTGTTTGCGCTCTCGCAAAATCACTTCGGTGCGGTGTTCAATCGCATTTCGGCCCGATTGCAGGAGCTCAGCACGTGCGCGGAGGAGAACCCAGACTATAGCGACATCGAGTTGATACAGCACATCGATCTCGACGTGCACCGTCTGACGAAGCTGCTAACCGAGACGGTGCAGAAGTTTAAATCACTGAAGAAATCGGCCCACATGATCCTGCTCAGTTCACTCGAGCGGGCCCTCTGGAACTGGATCGAGTTCCATCCGAAAGAGTTCGAAGATTTGCAGCGCAACCCAAACGAAGAGCTGAGCAAGTGCTGCGAAACGTTCTTCGATATCCTGGACTCGTACTCGGAGAATAAGAAGGCTCGATCCGCCGTCTGGCCGCTGCAGATCATGCTGCTCGTGCTGAGCCCGAAGGTGCTGGAGGAAATCGTGAACGCAGACACGGGGGCACCCTGTTCGCCGCGGCATCTCAAGAAGAAGCACTTCATGGAGGGCATTAAGAAGGGGCTGGGAGCGCACGCTTCCTCCAAACAATCCACGGAATCGGCCGCCATCGCGTGTGTGAAGTTGTGCAAAGCATCAACgtacatcaacatcaacgacGCCAACAACGTTACCTTTCAGCTTGTGCAGAGTGTTATCAATGATCTGAAGGCGCTGCTGTTCAACCCAGCGAAACCGTTCTCCCGTGGACAGGGTTTCAATTTTCAGGATATCGATCTAATGATCGACTGCTGGGTGTCCTGTTTCCGCATTAAACCGCATAACAACGAAGCGCTGAAGGTGTGCTTGAGCCTTAACTCTCCGCCGGCCTATCACTTCGTAATCGTCAGCTCACTGTTGAAGATCGTTACGCAGGCGCGGTTACCGTGGTGGCCCCAGATTGATCTCGTGTACGCCCGATCGGGCGAGCTGCGTGGACTGTTCACCGATACGCTTAACAAGGCGACACAGGGATacatcgcgcacacaccctTGCGTATGATCACGTCGTTGACGTTAAAATCGAACGCTCAGAGCCGTCTGACGCGCCCAGATGAAGGACCGGCGCATAAGGCgctattgctgctgatggttcgaTTGATTCACGCCgatccgatgctgctgctaaacaGTTTAGGAAAGGCGGGCCACGAGGTACAGAGCTCAACGCTGGAGCTGATCAATGGATTGGTTTCACTCGTTCATCAACCTACTATGCCGGACGTGGCGCAGGAAGCGATGGAAGCACTCCTGGCGCTACATTCACCCGACAAGATCGAGGTTTGGAATCCGGAGGCACCGATCAACACCTTCTGGGACGTGAGCTCGCAAGTGCTGTTCTCGATCTCGCAGAAACTGATCCAACATCAGATCGCCAACTATACGGATGTGCTGAAGTGGTTACGCGAAATACTCATCTGCCGCAATACCTTCCTGCAGCGGCACAAGGATTACGCCAACGTGGGCAGCCAGATTGCGATCTGTCGGCAGGCGCACATTAAGCTCGAGGTCGTGTTTTTCATGTACCTGTGGTCGGTTGATCTCGATGCCGTTATGGTGTCGCTTTCCTGCTTCGGGCTGCTGTGCGAAGAAGCCGAAATCCGGTCCGGATCCGACGAACTAACCGTTGGCTTCATTCTGCCCAACTATCACCTGTATCAGGAGCTATCGCACACTTCGGCTACACTCACCTCACCGCAGAATGTGGAATCACGGTATAGCTTCTtcgaacacacgcacggtcGGGCTACGCTGCAGCGTAACATCATGTCGCTGCTGCGTAAGATCGAACACTGTGTCAACGGTGTGCAGCCGGCCTGGGAGGAAACGTTCCGCAACTGGAAGTTCACGAGCAAGCTGCTGTTGGACTATCCCAAGGGTAAACCGGAGGAGGGACAAGCGGAGGTGTTCCACCGGAGTATGGGTAAACGACGCGCTAGTCACCAGAGCTCGGAGCACGATCTCGAAGAGCAGATCACCGAATGGGCCAACATGACCTGGTTCCTGCTCGCACTCGGTGGTGTCTGTTTACAGAAGCCACGCAACCAACGGCAGGCACAGCAAGGATACGGTCTTCCCATCGGAACGACCGGTGGACCATCGTTGATGCAATCGACCACTTCGCTGTCTGGTTCGAGTTCTAGCTCGGGCCGTGGATCGATGCATCCGATCATGGGATCGCTTGTATCCTCGATCGGACCGGGCACCAGCCAGGAGGTGCAGTACTGCCCAGTGACGCAGTTTATCGGTCAGTTACTACGGTTGCTGGTGTGTAACAACGAAAAGTTCGGACCACAAATCCAGAAACACGTCAAGGAGCTGGTGGGTCAGGAGATGTCGGCCCAACTGTACCCGATCCTGTTCGATCAGATCCGTGCCATCGTCGAGAAGTTTTTCGATCAGCAGGGCCAGGTAGTGGTGACCGATATCAACACGCAGTTTATCGAGCACACGATCTACATCATGAAGTCGGTGCTCGATGGGCGCCAGAGCAAGGATCAGAACGATCAACCGGCCAACGCGGAGCATCTGGGAGTGACGAGCATCGAGAATCTAATGCTGGCGATTGTGCGCTACGTGCGGCATCTCGATATGACCGTGCACGCGATCCACATTAAAACTAAGTTATGCCAACTGGTAgaggtgatgatgaagcgtCGAGACGATCTGGCATTCCGGCAGGAGATGAAGTTCCGCAACAAGTTGGTCGAGTATCTGACCGATTGGGTGATGGGTACATCGCACCAAATTGCACCACCTGGTTCCGGTGACGTTACGATCATTACGCGCGATCTCGATCAGGCCTGCATGGAAGCGGTAGCTGCCCTGTTGCGTGGCCTTCCACTGCAACCCGAAGAATCCGACCGGGGCGATTTGATGGATGCCAAGAGTGCCCTGTTTCTGAAGTACTTCACACTGTTCATGAACTTGCTGAACGATTGTGTCGATGGATCGGAAGCCGATAAGGATACGGTCAATccaccgttgctgccaccgagaccgagggttGCGGCAGGGAAGCTGACGGCCTTGCGTAATGCCACGATTCAGGCAATGTCGAATCTATTGAGCGCCAATATCGACTCGGGATTGATGCATTCGATCGATCTGGGTTACAATCCGGATCTGCAGACGCGAGCCGCTTTCATGGAGGTGCTGACACAGATTCTACAGCAGGGAACCGAGTTCGATACGCTCGCCGAATCGGTGATGGCCGATCGGTTCGAGCAGCTCGTCCAGCTGGTGACGATGATCAGCGATAAGGGAGAGCTACCGATTGCGATGGCGCTTGCTTCGGTTGTGACGACTTCACAGATGGACGAGTTGGCACGTGTGCTCGTGACACTGTTCGATGCTAAGCATCTCCTGTCACCGCTATTGTGGAACATGTTCTACCGCGAGGTGGAGGTGTCGGACTGTATGCAGACACTGTTCCGGGGGAACTCACTCGGTAGCAAAATCATGGCTTTCTGCTTCAAGATCTATGGCGCTAGCTATTTGCAGGGGCTACTGGAACCACTGATACGGCCGCTACTCGATGAACCTACCAGTAGCTTCGAGGTGGACCCGGCACGGCTTGAACCGAGCGAAGACATCGAGAATAATCGCAAGAACCTGATCGCCCTCACGCAGAAGGTATTCGATGCGATCGTCAATTCGGCCGATCGCTTTCCACCGCAGCTACGCTCGATGTGCCACTGTCTGTACCAGGTGCTGAGTAAACGCTTCCCGAATCTGCTGCAGAACAATATCGGTGCCGTCGGTACGGTGATCTTTCTGCGATTCATCAACCCTGCGATCGTGTCGCCGCAGGAACTAGGCATCGTCGGCAAGCAGGTGCCAACACAGATCAAGCGTGGACTGATGCTGATGTCCAAGATCCTGCAGAACATTGCCAATCATGTGGAATTCTCAAAGGAGCAGCACATGCTCTGTTTCAACGATTTTTTGCGTGCGCATTTTGAGGCCGGCCGACGGTTCTTCATCCAGATTGCATCGGACTGTGAAACGGTCGATCAGACGTCACATAGCATGAGCTTTATCTCGGATGCGAACGTGTTGGCGCTGCACCGGTTGCTGTGGTCACACCAGGAGCGCATCGGTGATTACCTGTCGAGTAGCCGCGATCATAAGGCCGTCGGTAGGCGACCGTTTGATAAGATGGCCACCCTGTTGGCTTATCTGGGGCCACCGGAACACAAACCTGTCGATTCACATTTACTGTTCTCTTCGTATGCTCGCTGGAGCTCAATCGATATGTCATCGACGAACTTTGAGGAGATAATGGTGAAGCATCAGAtgcacgagaaggaggagttcAAAACACTGAAATCGATGAACATCTTCTATCAGGCCGGTACGAGCAAAGCGGGCAATCCGGTCTTCTACTACATCGCCCGGCGGTACAAGATCGGCGAGACGAACGGTGATCTGCTGATCTATCACGTGATACTCACCCTGAAACCCTTCTGTCATTCGCCGTTCGAGGTGGTGATCGACTTTACGCACACCTGTTCCGACAACCGCTTCCGTACGGAGTTCCTGCAGAAGTGGTTCTACGTGTTGCCGGAAGTGGCGTACGAGAATCTGTACGCGGCTTACATTTACAACTGTAACTCGTGGGTCCGCGAGTACACAAAGTTCCACGATCGCATATTGGCACCGCTGAAGGGTTGCCGGAAGTTGATCTTTCTCGATTCACCGGCCAAACTGAACGATGTGATCGatccggagcagcagaagctaccGGGTGCAACACTCTCGCTGGACGAGGATTTGAAGGTGTTCAACAATGCGCTGAAGCTGAGCCACAAGGATACGAAGGTGGCCATTAAGGTCGGTCCGACGGCACTGCAGATTACGTCGGCCGAAAAAACGAAGGTGCTGGCCCATTCGGTGCTGCTGAACGATGTGTACTATGCGTCGGAGATCGAGGAGGTGTGCCTGGTGGACGATAATCAGTTTACGCTTTCGATCGCCAACGAAAGCTCACAGCTCAGCTTCATCCACAACGATTGCGACAACATCGTGCAGGCAATCATACACATCCGTAACCGGTGGGAGCTTAGCCAACCGGACTCGGTCACGGTACATCAGAAGATACGACCGAAGGATGTGCCGGGTACGCTGCTTAATATGGCCCTGCTGAACCTGGGCTCATCCGATCCAAACCTGCGGACAGCAGCCTACAATCAGCTGTGTGCACTGACGGCCACGTTCGATCTGAAGATCGAGGGTCAGCTACTGGAAACGCAAGGTCTCTGCATTCCATCGAACAACACGATCTTCATCAAATCGGTCAGCGAAACGTTGGCAACCAATGAGCCGCATCTGACGCTGGAGTTCCTGGAGGAGTGTATACAGGGCTTCCAGCGGAGTACGATCGAGCTGAAGCATTTATGTCTCGAGTATATGACACCGTGGTTGGCAAACCTGGTGCGGTTCTGCAAACCATCGGACGAGGGCAAACGGCAGAAGCAGGTGGCGATGATACTCGAGAAGCTGATCAACCTGACGATCGAACAGAAGGAGATGTACCCGTCGATTCAGGCGAAAATCTGGGGCTCGATCGGTCAGATCCCGGAGCTGATCGATATGGTGTTGGATAATTTTATCCACAAATCGGTCTCGTCGGGATTGGGATCGCCGCAGGTGGAAATCATGGCCGATACGGCCGTGGCACTTGCATCCGCCAACGTACAGCTGGTAGCGAAGAAGGTGATCGGGCGGTTGTGTCGTGTTATGGACAAAACATGCCACTCGCCTACGCAGTACCTCGAGCAGCACATGATGTGGGACGACATTGCGATCCTGGCACGCTATCTGCTGATGTTGTCGTTCAACAATTGTCTCGATGTGGCCCGCCATCTGCCGTACCTGTTCCACACGGTCACGTTTCTAGTCTGCACCGGTTCGCTCTCGATGCGTGCCTCCACACACGGTTTGGTGATCAACATCATCCATTCGCTCTGTACCTGCACCAAACCGTCCTTCTCGGAGGAAACGCAGCGTGTCCTGCGTCTGTCGCTCGATGAGTTCTCGCTGCCCAAGTTCTATCTGCTGTTCGGCATCAGTAAGGTAAAGTCGGCCGCGGTTACCGCTTTCCGATCCTCCTGTCGCCATCCGAACGATCGTTGGCTTGGCAATGAGCGCGTCTCTCAGGCACCGCCAGCCGATCGCGAACGGTTGGCATTACCCTCGCTGGAGGTGATCACCGAGGCGTTGCTGGAAATCATGGAAGCATGTATGCGCGACATTCCGGACTGTGACTGGTTGCAGACGTGGACCTCGCTGGCGAAGAGCTTCGCCTTCTGCTTTAACCCAGCCCTGCAACCTCGTGCCCTGATCGTGTTCGGTTGCATCTCGAAGAGTATCACGGATCAGGACGTGAAGCAACTGCTGCGCATTCTGGTCAAGGCACTGGAATCGTTCAACGATATCGTTCTGCTGGAAGCGCTCGTCATGTGTCTGACGAGGTTGCAGCCGCTGCTTCGTCCCGAATCACCGATCCATCGGGCACTGTTctgggtggccgtctcggtgCTGCAACTCGATGAGTCAACGCTGTACGCGGCCGGATTGGCCCTGCTCGAGCAGAATCTCCACACACTGAACTCACAGCAGCTGTTCGACAATCAGAACATTGCGGACGTGATGATGGCAACCAGGGAACCCCTGGAATGGCACTTTAAGCAACTCGATCATGCCGTCGGTTTGTCGTTTAAGTCTAACTTTCACTTTGCGCTCGTTGGCCATCTGCTAAAGGGTTTCCGCCATCCCACGCCAACCACCGTCTCGCGCACATCCCGCGTACTGACGATGCTGTTGGGCATCATCGCGAAACCGCACCGCCGGGACAAGTTCGAGGTTACCCCCGACAGTGTGGCATACTTGACCG cGCTTGTTTGCTTCTCGGAAGAGGTACGATCGAGATGTCACGTGAAGCACACCGTACCACGGTGGCCGGTCGAGTCCGGTGGTTCGGGTGATTCCGGTTCGGGCAGCAGTAGCGATCCTTCGGCACCGAATTCGGCCGGTGGTGGACCActatctggtggtggtggtggtggtgtttccgGTGGCCCACATACTGCCGGTGGTCACGGTCATGGTGTGCGGCGGCAAAAGTCCTGGGATATGCTCGATCAATCGGCCATCCAGTACGCTCGCCAATCGCACAAAGTCCAGCAACATCAG GAACCGGTAGTAATCAGAGGAAAATCGTGGAGAAGTCTCGATTCGGCGCACAATCCGCACCTGGGAATGATCAGCCATTCCTCTTTCGTAACCCACGGTCTTaacaacctcatcatcatcaacaacaacaacagcaacactacagctacaactacaacaacaaccatcacagGCACGCCTAACAACAGCACTAACAACATGAGCAGCAACACTAACAATCCTACCAATGTGAATGCGATTGCGAGTAGCTGTGCCACCGGCGGTAATGGCTCGGTTAACGCTGCGACCGGCGTAATCGGTGCCTACCAGAGTCAGCGGAGCGATTTCCGGAATCGGCGCTCCTCCTCCGAACCCGTCAACCATGGCCAGATGGTGCTGATCAATCCCAACATTGCCAAACTGATAGCCCTCAATCAGGGCCACACGCCTGCCTATGGTCATAGTGCCGGTgcctgcggtggtggtggtagtggcggcggcggcggcggcaccagcTTGAGTGGCCATGTTGCTCAACATTCGGTCTCGCAAGCGGGATTACCACCGCCACTATCCTCATCGGCGCTCGTATCGGCTCTATCTACGGCCACCGTACCGGTAACGACAGAGGACGATGAGTCCGGTACTGGCGTGGCGACTAAGGGGGCAAAGGACGAACCCGAGAGCTTTATCGTCGACTGCTTGCAAGACATATCATCGATCAAA GAACGTGGCTCACGGTCGTCTGTTTCGAATGAATCGAACGTGCTGCTCGATCCGGAAGTGCTACCAGACTCGTCGACTCAGGCACTCGTACTGACCGTCTTGGCGACACTGGTTAAATACACGACGGACGAGGCAGAAACGCGGGTCCTGTATCAGTACCTTGCCGAGGGTTCGATCGTATTCCCGAAGGTATTCCCGGTTAT CCACTCACTACTCGATCAGAAGGTGAACAACGTACTGTCGGTATCGAACGACCAGATCGTGCTGGCATCGGTGCAGAGCATCATTCAGAATATGCTGGCTAGCGAAGATGCCAgtcagcaaccgctgcacttCCTGCAGAGCTGCGGGTTCGGTGGTCTATGGCGCTTCGCCGGTCCCTTTACGAAG TACAACATGATGGTGGAATCGTCCGAGCTGTTTGTTAACTTCCTCGAGGCCATGGTCGAGACGTGCCTACCGGTTGAGGAGAGCACCCCgatgccaccatcaccgcgcCCCTACAATCTCAGCTCCAGCCTGAGCAGCCTTACCCTCGGCTCACCGACCGATAAAG CATTCTCATCAGAATCCCTAGATCACGATGGCTTTAGTGGTAGCGTGAGCTCGCTGCGGCGGGCCTCCTGCAGTAAGGCCCGGACCACTGGCTCCAAGCACCGGTTCATAGACAGTCCGACGCACAACATTTAG